A genome region from Panicum virgatum strain AP13 chromosome 4K, P.virgatum_v5, whole genome shotgun sequence includes the following:
- the LOC120701958 gene encoding uncharacterized protein LOC120701958 encodes MRRVHNRPPDVRCTLRKAPSRNASQETNRSTDSDFVDARSKTRKAAAIKSTKPVVRAATKPVARTATKPVPTAAAEKGNYATIHCAPGSIFDILNGMDNAMKDKLKDLGFENFLGFSFNAIEDRSLVIFIMDHLKVDPLRIAVEGRELPITPHVVKSVLGIPNGPNTLPVVSGIERKNHQIELRHICDEKGMEELHDDRQLQKPNTRGYSDLKPNEVPRWVIEYFAKHGDGDDWSITCFFMALFDGLLFPTTSLSITGDTYFYCKNINDVCKFDLCSAVVDDLANKVPKWKKSSSSNSPSVQGCVALLLIYYLDNLFCPSHMLIDAKETTRAALFKKTIVDKLAKAGRKQSQDDGTVTYGNLPFRSKVGTCYEDVRGDDAPSPEEVVAPPPKRSRAKTKEAAAPIAPSAPRIGNVKQQNDALKALHDCDRRIYTGMEKFEQGSRLVAEGKLEINEAHKHAIDEIKRIFGGVGAGMFGRGADVMQKGAASSSTAQPAAAAAPPPPPPPQGDMRMPVDDSGSGQVDVEKEHGSSSGTPPPPLPTIDKLVPAFDATPSFEQQNTQSTYGSAGVVEHLFDRETWNDKASLLREISETPLPTNDEGRTMKLAFDATPSFEQQNTQSTHGSAGVVEHLFDRETWNDKASLLREISETPLPTNDEGRTMKLGACKGHGSSSRTSVPPPPPLPPPPPPPHPAVWTFFTPCLARF; translated from the exons ATGCGGAGGGTGCACAATCGTCCACCAGATGTAAGGTGCACTCTGCGGAAGGCCCCTTCGAGGAATGCCTCCCAAGAAACAAATAGAAGCACTGATTCTGATTTTGTTGATGCTCGTTCAAAGACTCGAAAGGCAGCTGCTATCAAAAGTACCAAGCCTGTTGTTAGGGCTGCTACCAAGCCTGTTGCTAGGACCGCTACCAAGCCTgtacccactgctgctgccgag AAGGGAAACTATGCCACCATACATTGTGCTCCCGGTTCCATTTTTGATATATTGAATGGCATGGACAATGCTATGAAGGATAAGTTGAAGGATTTGGGTTTTGAGAATTTTCTTGGGTTCTCATTTAATGCAATCGAAGACAGGTCGTTGGTCATATTCATCATGGACCACCTCAAGGTTGACCCTCTTCGTATTGCTGTTGAAGGGAGGGAGTTGCCAATCACCCCGCACGTGGTGAAATCCGTGCTTGGCATTCCAAATGGCCCCAACACTCTCCCGGTTGTATCTGGCATAGAAAGGAAGAATCACCAGATTGAGCTTAGGCATATATGCGATGAAAAAGGAATGGAGGAATTGCACGATGATAGGCAATTACAGAAACCTAACACCAGGGGTTACAGTGATCTGAAGCCAAACGAGGTCCCTAGGTGGGTTATAGAATATTTTGCAAAACATGGAGATGGTGACGATTGGAGCATCACCTGCTTCTTCATGGCATTGTTTGATGGATTGTTGTTCCCGACAACTAGCTTGTCGATAACTGGTGACACCTATTTTTACTGCAAGAATATAAATGATGTTTGCAAGTTTGATCTTTGCTCGGCTGTTGTCGATGATCTGGCAAACAAGGTACCCAAATGGAAGAAATCGTCATCATCCAATTCACCTTCAGTTCAGGGCTGTGTCGCACTTTTATTG ATATATTACTTGGACAACCTTTTTTGTCCTTCGCACATGCTCATAGATGCAAAAGAAACTACACGTGCTGCATTGTTCAAAAAGACAATTGTCGACAAGCTTGCAAAGGCTGGCAGGAAACAATCCCAAGATGACGGGACCGTCACATATGGCAATCTCCCA TTTCGCAGCAAAGTAGGAACGTGCTATGAAGATGTGCGTGGCGATGATGCTCCCAGTCCCGAGGAGGTTGTGGCCCCTCCACCAAAGCGCAGTCGTGCAAAGACAAAGGAAGCTGCTGCCCCCATCGCGCCCAGCGCCCCTAGA ATTGGCAATGTCAAGCAGCAAAATGATGCCTTGAAAGCTCTGCACGATTGTGATAGAAGAATTTATACGGGGATGGAGAAATTTGAGCAGGGCAGCAGACTTGTAGCCGAAGGGAAACTTGAAATCAACGAAGCACACAAGCATGCTATTGATGAAATCAAGAGGATCTTTGGAGGCGTTGGAGCG GGAATGTTTGGTCGTGGCGCTGATGTAATGCAAAAGGGTGCTGCGTCTAGTTCTACGGcacaaccagcagcagcagcagcaccaccaccaccccctccccctcag GGGGACATGAGGATGCCCGTGGATGATAGCGGAAGTGGTCAGGTTGACGTGGAAAAGGAACATGGATCAAGCTCTGggacaccgccaccaccgctgccTACT ATTGATAAATTGGTGCCGGCCTTTGATGCAACGCCCTCATTTGAGCAGCAAAACACTCAATCCACATATGGTTCTGCTGGTGTAGTTGAGCACTTGTTTGATCGGGAGACATGGAATGACAAGGCAAGTTTGCTCCGTGAAATCAGCGAAACCCCGCTTCCAACAAATGATGAAGGCAGaacgatgaaacttgcctttgATGCAACGCCCTCATTTGAGCAGCAAAACACTCAATCCACACATGGTTCTGCTGGTGTAGTTGAGCACTTGTTTGATCGGGAGACATGGAATGACAAGGCAAGTTTGCTCCGTGAAATCAGCGAAACCCCGCTTCCAACAAATGATGAAGGCAGAACGATGAAACTTGGTGCGTGCAAGGGACATGGATCCAGCTCTAGGACATCAgttcctccaccaccaccactaccaccaccaccaccaccaccacaccctGCTGTATGGACTTTTTTCACTCCATGTTTAGCAAGGTtctaa
- the LOC120701959 gene encoding protein FAR-RED IMPAIRED RESPONSE 1-like, with protein sequence MDDIPKLLAFFRECKANNPQFFYEFQLDDKNVIKNVFWSHASQQGDYVDYSSVVTFDTTYRTNQYSMPLAMFVGFNNKLQNVVFGQALLRDERADTFEWLVRQGSYCYLHRSRFFN encoded by the exons ATGGATGATATACCGAAGCTCCTGGCCTTCTTTAGAGAGTGCAAAGCAAATAATCCACAATTCTTTTATGAGTTCCAACTTGATGATAAGAACGTCATCAAGAATGTCTTTTGGAGCCACGCCAGTCAACAGGGTGACTATGTAG ACTACTCTAGCGTGGTGACATTTGACACGACGTACCGCACCAATCAATATAGCATGCCTTTAGCAATGTTTGTTGGATTCAACAACAAGTTGCAAAATGTTGTTTTTGGTCAGGCATTGTTGAGGGACGAAAGAGCAGATACCTTTGAGTGGTTGGTCAGGCAAGGATCCTATTGTTATCTTCACAG ATCAAGATTCTTTAATTGA